The genomic DNA ATGGAAATGCTGCACTACGACTTCATGCAGCGGGCATTTTGTGCCGGTGGGGTAATTGCACTGCTGGCCTCGGTGCTTGGAGTGTACCTGATGCTGCGGCGTCAGGCTCTGATGGCGGACATGCTATCGCATGTATCGCTGGCAGGGGTGGCAGCGGGTGCCTATCTGGGCATTAATCCGACGATAACCGGTTTTATCGTAGCTGTAATCGGAGCGATTATCGTTGAATACGTCCGCAGGTCTTATAAAACGTACAGCGAGATTTCTGTGGCCATTATTATGGTAGGTGGCCTGTCGACGGCTGTTATTTTAATGAACCTGAATCAGAGTATTAATAAAGGATTTTCCGCTTATTTGTTCGGTTCAGTGGTGGCAGTTAATCAGACAGAGCTGATGTTGATGATCGCAGTGGCTGTGATCGGGGGTATTTTCTTTTTCGTATTCCGACGTCCTTTGTATCAGATTACCTTTGATGAAGAAACGGCGAGGACAAACGGCCTTCCTGTCAAATCCATTTCGTTTGCGTTTAGCATTTTGACAGGGATGATTGTAGCCGCTGCAATGCCGATTGTTGGTGTGTTGCTTGTCTCCTCACTGATTGTGTTACCGGCTGCATTGGCGATTCGAATTGCACCGAGCTTTGCCGCAGCCATCTGGATATCCATGGTGACCGCATTGATCGGGGTATTTTCGGGTTTAACGGCATCGTATGAACTGAGTACACCCCCGGGGGGGACGATTGCCATGGTGCTGTTATTATTCCTGAT from Paenibacillus sp. FSL R10-2782 includes the following:
- a CDS encoding metal ABC transporter permease yields the protein MEMLHYDFMQRAFCAGGVIALLASVLGVYLMLRRQALMADMLSHVSLAGVAAGAYLGINPTITGFIVAVIGAIIVEYVRRSYKTYSEISVAIIMVGGLSTAVILMNLNQSINKGFSAYLFGSVVAVNQTELMLMIAVAVIGGIFFFVFRRPLYQITFDEETARTNGLPVKSISFAFSILTGMIVAAAMPIVGVLLVSSLIVLPAALAIRIAPSFAAAIWISMVTALIGVFSGLTASYELSTPPGGTIAMVLLLFLIVGIGIQKLVRKLGKQQASRQKNAARQ